One region of Pseudomonas sp. ABC1 genomic DNA includes:
- the dnaX gene encoding DNA polymerase III subunit gamma/tau yields the protein MSYQVLARKWRPRSFREMVGQTHVLKALINALDSQRLHHAYLFTGTRGVGKTTIARIIAKCLNCETGISSTPCGQCSICREIDEGRFVDLIEVDAASRTKVEDTRELLDNVQYSPSRGRYKVYLIDEVHMLSTSSFNALLKTLEEPPPHVKFLLATTDPQKLPATILSRCLQFSLKNMPPERVVEHLTHVLSAEQVPFEEDALWLLGRAADGSMRDAMSLTDQAIAFGEGRVLAADVRAMLGTLDHGQVYGVLQALLEGDARALLEAVRHLAEQGPDWSGVLAEMLNVLHRVAVAQALPEAVDNGQGDRERVLGLAQALPAEDVQFYYQMGLIGRRDLPLAPDPRNGFEMVLLRMLAFRPAGQGAAPQVPLKPLGVTTATTDSRTTREATPEAVPAPVAVASADETVEPVATVAPATVDTPVEPEPEPEPEPEPEPEPAYAPVLEDLPPPIDLPWEESPAPPMPELGSVPAPAPDERDDGDDEEPPVSDEDYFVADSYADAFVDALEHAPERADAAPQLAIEPATGLAADWQALFLKLGLSGLTGSIAANCTLISVEGDRWLMHLDPAQSALFNSTQHRRLNDALNQYHDRTLTLVIELEKPRQETPAQAAARRRLERQKAAEASIHADPLVQQLLQQFDASIRDDSIEPVEQQ from the coding sequence ATGAGTTATCAGGTTCTTGCCCGCAAATGGCGTCCGCGCTCGTTCCGTGAAATGGTCGGGCAGACGCATGTGCTCAAGGCCCTGATCAACGCGCTGGACAGCCAGCGCCTGCACCATGCCTACCTGTTCACGGGTACGCGTGGCGTGGGCAAGACCACCATCGCCCGTATCATCGCCAAGTGCCTGAACTGCGAAACCGGTATCAGCTCCACGCCCTGTGGGCAGTGTTCGATCTGCCGTGAGATCGACGAGGGCCGTTTCGTCGACCTGATCGAAGTCGATGCCGCCAGCCGCACCAAGGTCGAGGATACCCGCGAGCTGCTCGACAACGTGCAGTACTCGCCCAGCCGTGGCCGCTACAAGGTCTACCTGATCGACGAAGTGCACATGCTCTCGACCAGTTCCTTCAACGCCCTGTTGAAGACCCTGGAAGAGCCGCCACCCCACGTCAAGTTCCTGCTGGCCACCACCGATCCACAGAAGCTGCCGGCCACCATCCTGTCGCGTTGCCTGCAGTTCTCCCTGAAGAACATGCCGCCGGAGCGTGTGGTCGAGCACCTGACCCATGTGCTGTCGGCCGAGCAGGTGCCCTTCGAGGAAGATGCGCTGTGGCTGCTCGGTCGCGCCGCCGACGGTTCGATGCGCGATGCCATGAGCCTGACCGACCAGGCCATTGCCTTCGGCGAGGGGCGGGTACTCGCAGCCGATGTGCGGGCCATGCTCGGGACCCTCGATCATGGGCAGGTCTATGGCGTGCTGCAGGCGTTGCTCGAAGGTGATGCGCGGGCATTGCTGGAAGCGGTTCGTCACCTGGCCGAACAGGGGCCGGACTGGAGCGGTGTACTGGCTGAGATGCTCAACGTATTGCACCGTGTCGCGGTCGCCCAGGCATTGCCTGAAGCGGTCGACAACGGCCAGGGTGACCGCGAGCGCGTGCTGGGCCTGGCCCAGGCGCTGCCCGCCGAGGATGTGCAGTTCTATTACCAGATGGGCCTGATCGGTCGTCGCGACCTGCCACTGGCCCCTGATCCACGCAATGGCTTCGAGATGGTGCTCTTGCGCATGCTGGCCTTCCGGCCGGCGGGGCAGGGGGCAGCACCGCAGGTGCCGCTAAAGCCACTGGGAGTCACAACGGCCACGACTGACTCCCGGACGACTCGGGAGGCCACGCCAGAGGCGGTTCCCGCGCCGGTGGCCGTGGCGTCTGCTGACGAAACCGTTGAGCCCGTTGCCACGGTCGCCCCCGCGACGGTCGATACTCCCGTAGAGCCAGAGCCAGAGCCAGAGCCAGAGCCAGAGCCAGAGCCAGAGCCAGCGTATGCGCCTGTGCTGGAGGATCTGCCGCCGCCCATCGATCTGCCCTGGGAAGAGTCGCCTGCTCCGCCGATGCCTGAACTGGGCAGTGTGCCGGCCCCTGCGCCGGATGAGCGCGATGACGGTGATGACGAAGAGCCGCCCGTCTCGGATGAAGACTACTTCGTGGCCGACAGTTACGCCGATGCGTTTGTCGATGCCCTGGAACACGCCCCCGAGCGAGCCGATGCCGCGCCACAACTGGCCATCGAGCCGGCGACCGGCCTGGCGGCGGATTGGCAGGCGCTGTTCCTCAAGCTTGGGCTGTCCGGCCTGACGGGCAGTATCGCGGCCAACTGCACCCTGATTTCCGTGGAAGGCGACCGCTGGCTGATGCACCTGGACCCGGCCCAGAGCGCCTTGTTCAACAGCACCCAGCACCGTCGCCTGAACGATGCCTTGAACCAGTACCACGACCGCACGCTGACGCTGGTGATTGAGCTTGAGAAGCCGCGTCAGGAGACACCGGCCCAGGCCGCCGCACGCCGGCGCCTGGAACGACAGAAAGCGGCCGAGGCGTCCATTCATGCCGATCCGCTGGTGCAGCAATTGTTGCAGCAGTTCGATGCGAGCATCCGCGATGACAGCATCGAACCCGTAGAACAACAGTAA
- the pdxB gene encoding 4-phosphoerythronate dehydrogenase PdxB, whose translation MRIVADENIPLVDELFSAFATIERKPGRAIDRSMLQACDALLVRSVTTVDRELLGGSPVRFVGTCTIGTDHLDLDFFRQAGIQWASAPGCNARGVVDYVLGCLLALAEREGKALAERRYGIVGVGQVGGRLLQLLRALGWQVLACDPLREAREAGDFVSLDEVLETCDVISLHTPLTREGEAATRHLLDERRLERLLPGTWLINASRGAVVDNQALLRTLRKRPDLQVALDVWEGEPLVDTELAALCRIATPHIAGYSLDGKLRGTWQVYQAFCAAMGIAPRSHMDDLVPPRQLQSLAFDAAAPAEDVMATLCRAVYDPRRDDADFRRSLIGDEAQRRAAFDCLRKAYPPRREIEGLAVGVRGGSAGLERLVAALGARLA comes from the coding sequence ATGCGTATTGTCGCCGATGAAAACATCCCACTGGTCGATGAACTGTTCTCGGCCTTCGCCACCATAGAGCGCAAGCCTGGACGTGCGATCGACAGGAGTATGTTGCAAGCGTGTGATGCGCTGTTGGTGCGCTCCGTGACCACGGTGGACCGCGAACTGCTGGGGGGCAGTCCGGTGCGCTTCGTCGGTACCTGCACCATCGGCACCGATCATCTCGATCTGGACTTCTTCCGGCAGGCCGGCATTCAGTGGGCCAGTGCGCCGGGCTGCAATGCACGTGGCGTGGTCGACTATGTACTGGGCTGCCTGCTCGCACTGGCCGAGCGCGAGGGCAAGGCGCTGGCCGAACGGCGCTACGGCATCGTCGGCGTTGGTCAGGTCGGTGGGCGCCTGCTGCAACTGCTGCGTGCTCTCGGCTGGCAGGTGCTGGCCTGCGACCCACTGCGTGAAGCGCGTGAGGCAGGCGATTTCGTTTCCCTCGATGAAGTGCTCGAGACCTGCGACGTGATCAGTCTGCACACGCCGCTGACGCGCGAAGGCGAAGCGGCCACCCGTCACCTGCTGGACGAGCGCCGCCTGGAGCGGCTGTTGCCGGGAACCTGGCTGATCAATGCCAGCCGTGGCGCAGTGGTGGACAACCAGGCCTTGCTGCGGACGCTGCGCAAGCGGCCGGACCTGCAGGTCGCACTGGACGTCTGGGAGGGCGAGCCATTGGTGGATACCGAGCTGGCCGCGCTCTGCCGGATCGCCACGCCGCATATCGCCGGTTACAGTCTGGATGGCAAGCTGCGCGGCACCTGGCAGGTCTATCAGGCATTCTGCGCGGCGATGGGGATCGCGCCACGGTCGCATATGGACGATCTGGTGCCGCCCCGGCAATTGCAGTCACTGGCGTTCGACGCAGCGGCGCCTGCCGAGGACGTCATGGCGACCTTGTGCCGTGCCGTCTATGACCCTCGCCGGGACGATGCGGATTTTCGCCGCAGCCTGATCGGGGACGAGGCGCAGCGGCGGGCAGCGTTCGACTGTTTGCGCAAGGCTTATCCACCGCGCCGAGAGATCGAGGGGCTGGCTGTCGGTGTTCGGGGCGGGAGTGCCGGGCTTGAGCGACTGGTTGCCGCGTTGGGCGCTCGCTTGGCCTGA
- a CDS encoding translocation/assembly module TamB domain-containing protein has protein sequence MKRGIRIGLALLLAIVLAAVLALASLLASEAGSRWLLGWVPGLQVEGFEGRLGGRWQAQSLRWQQGEQQVQVDGPRFQWSPSCLLRLRLCIDELAADKVELVFPPSTEPASDEPFELPDIRLPVGIQLSRVDIGPVSLNGDELLRSAHLEADWLAQGVKIAALRVTREDLQAELTGTLRLDGTWPLDLTGQASLPAPDARPWQVTFALSGDVRENLALKLDSEGYLVAALNGSLQPLHEHLPGSFLVQVRDFKAAPELPETLRLDELELTARGDLQDGYAVLGTGRFPGQGGAVRLALEARATAQGAQVQVLELDAGEQQRLELKGDFDWAQGLKADASLHWNEFPWQRLYPLDEAPPVTLHRLTTQVQYDDGRYLGNLDANLSGPAGAFTLVSPFSGTLQEIHLPQLALVAGQGRVAGSLSAGFADAIDWKADLTLSDFDPAYWLAELPGKLAGTLKSQGGVQGGVLRADADLNLQGELRRRPARLALQANGAGEQWNVPQLQLQLGDNSVKGSGRWAERLAGQLDLDLRNLGQLWPGLAGQLSGALKLAGTATAPEGELNLGGQRLAFEDNKVGQLQLDAVLDAGERARLGLKADGIRVGENDLGQATLSASGTRQRHEAALALQGPLLKLALGLDGGLRGDAWHGQLERLDLDAQQQRWSLQAPATLSRLANGRIDLGAHCWVSGPASLCAEKQRLLPDTQVRYRLRDFQLASLEPYLPDDFAWQGVLSADIHLDLPSAGPSGRITLDAGPGLLRLREAQEWVDFPYQTLALDSQLTPRRVDGTLRFKGASLGELEVRVGIDPRSELKTLSGDFQLSGLDLSVARPFVEQIDRLEGKLNGSGRLSGSLMKPVVNGRLVLSDGEIAGNELPLSVEALQVTVLIDGERLQLDGGWRSGERGQGQLSGRLDWHEALDLELSVTGSDLPVAVEPYAELDVTPDLRITLLDQQLSISGKVAVPRGSITVRELPPSTVKVSQDAQIVGQDVEGEQAGMAMRMDIAVEVGQERLRFSGFGLTADLAGHLHIGNDLDARGELNLNNGRYRAYGQRLTIRRARLLFTGLLSQPYLDIEAIRRIDAENVVAGLRISGSAEQPRIDVFSEPTMSQEQALAYLVLGRALGADTGDSNLLAQAALGLGLMGGSSVAGGLAEQLGIEDFMLDTEGTGNSTSVVASGQITERLSLRYGVGVFEPANTIALRYRLTRRIFLEAASGLASSLDIFYRRDF, from the coding sequence ATGAAGCGGGGTATCCGCATTGGCCTGGCGCTGTTGCTGGCCATCGTGCTGGCCGCAGTCCTGGCGCTCGCGAGCCTGTTGGCCAGCGAGGCGGGCAGTCGTTGGCTGCTCGGCTGGGTGCCCGGTTTGCAGGTCGAGGGGTTCGAGGGGCGCCTGGGGGGGCGCTGGCAGGCGCAGAGCCTGCGTTGGCAGCAGGGTGAGCAGCAGGTCCAGGTGGATGGGCCGCGTTTCCAGTGGTCGCCGTCCTGCCTGTTGCGTCTGCGCCTGTGCATCGACGAGTTGGCCGCAGACAAGGTCGAACTGGTCTTCCCGCCCTCGACGGAGCCGGCCAGTGACGAGCCTTTCGAGCTGCCGGATATCCGCCTGCCCGTCGGCATCCAACTGTCCCGGGTCGACATCGGCCCGGTCAGCCTGAATGGTGATGAGCTGCTGCGCAGTGCCCATCTGGAGGCCGACTGGCTGGCGCAGGGGGTGAAGATTGCCGCCCTGCGTGTGACGCGCGAAGACCTGCAGGCCGAACTGACGGGTACGCTGCGCCTGGACGGCACCTGGCCGCTGGATTTGACCGGGCAGGCCAGCCTGCCGGCACCGGATGCGCGCCCCTGGCAGGTGACCTTCGCGCTGTCCGGTGACGTGCGTGAAAACCTGGCGCTCAAGCTCGACAGCGAGGGTTATCTGGTGGCTGCCCTGAACGGCAGCCTGCAACCCTTGCATGAGCATTTGCCAGGCAGCTTCCTGGTGCAGGTGCGGGACTTCAAGGCCGCTCCCGAACTGCCCGAGACCTTGCGTCTGGATGAACTGGAACTGACCGCCCGAGGCGATTTGCAGGATGGCTACGCCGTGCTCGGAACGGGGCGTTTCCCTGGCCAGGGCGGCGCGGTTCGCCTGGCGCTGGAGGCGCGGGCCACGGCGCAGGGCGCACAGGTGCAGGTACTGGAGCTGGACGCCGGCGAGCAGCAACGCCTGGAGCTGAAGGGCGATTTCGACTGGGCCCAGGGCCTCAAGGCGGACGCCTCGCTGCACTGGAACGAATTCCCCTGGCAGCGCTTGTACCCGCTCGACGAGGCGCCGCCGGTCACGTTGCACCGCTTGACGACACAGGTCCAATACGACGATGGCCGTTACCTGGGCAACCTCGACGCCAACCTGAGCGGTCCGGCGGGTGCGTTCACCCTGGTCAGTCCGTTCAGCGGCACCTTGCAGGAGATCCATCTGCCGCAACTGGCGCTGGTGGCCGGGCAGGGGCGTGTCGCCGGCAGCCTGAGCGCGGGCTTTGCCGACGCCATCGACTGGAAGGCCGACCTGACCCTGAGTGATTTCGATCCGGCCTATTGGCTGGCCGAACTCCCCGGCAAGCTGGCAGGCACGTTGAAGAGCCAGGGTGGCGTGCAAGGCGGTGTCCTGCGGGCGGACGCCGACCTGAACCTGCAAGGCGAACTGCGTCGCCGCCCCGCACGCCTGGCCCTGCAGGCCAATGGCGCGGGCGAGCAGTGGAACGTGCCGCAGCTACAGCTGCAACTGGGCGATAACAGCGTCAAGGGCAGCGGTCGCTGGGCCGAGCGCCTGGCTGGCCAGCTCGATCTCGACCTGCGCAACCTTGGCCAGCTCTGGCCAGGGCTGGCGGGGCAACTGTCCGGTGCATTGAAGCTGGCCGGTACCGCCACGGCACCTGAAGGTGAATTGAACCTCGGCGGGCAGCGCCTGGCTTTCGAGGACAACAAGGTCGGGCAATTGCAACTGGACGCTGTGCTGGACGCGGGCGAGCGTGCACGGCTGGGTCTCAAGGCCGATGGCATCCGGGTGGGCGAGAACGATCTGGGGCAGGCGACACTCAGCGCCAGCGGTACCCGCCAGCGCCATGAGGCGGCCCTGGCGCTGCAAGGCCCGCTGCTGAAACTGGCGCTGGGCCTCGACGGCGGTCTGCGCGGTGACGCCTGGCATGGACAACTGGAGCGGCTGGACCTGGATGCCCAGCAACAGCGCTGGAGCCTCCAGGCACCGGCGACCTTGTCGCGCCTGGCGAATGGCCGTATCGACCTGGGCGCCCATTGCTGGGTCTCCGGGCCTGCCAGCCTGTGTGCCGAGAAGCAGCGCTTGCTGCCCGACACCCAGGTTCGCTATCGCCTGCGGGATTTCCAACTGGCGAGCCTGGAACCCTATCTGCCCGACGATTTCGCCTGGCAAGGCGTGCTCAGTGCCGATATCCACCTCGACCTGCCGAGTGCCGGGCCGTCCGGGCGCATCACCCTGGATGCCGGGCCGGGGCTGCTGCGTCTGCGCGAAGCGCAGGAATGGGTCGACTTTCCCTACCAGACCCTGGCCCTGGACAGCCAACTGACACCGCGTCGTGTCGACGGCACCCTGCGCTTCAAGGGCGCCTCGCTGGGTGAGCTGGAGGTCCGTGTCGGCATCGATCCGCGCAGCGAGCTCAAGACGCTCTCCGGTGATTTCCAACTGAGCGGGCTGGACCTGTCCGTGGCGCGTCCCTTCGTCGAGCAGATCGACCGACTGGAAGGCAAGCTCAATGGTTCCGGGCGCTTGTCCGGTAGCCTGATGAAGCCGGTGGTCAACGGGCGGCTGGTGCTCAGCGACGGAGAGATCGCAGGAAACGAATTGCCGCTCTCGGTCGAGGCCCTGCAGGTGACGGTATTGATCGATGGCGAGCGCCTGCAACTGGACGGTGGCTGGCGCAGCGGTGAGCGCGGCCAGGGGCAATTGAGCGGGCGCCTCGACTGGCACGAGGCACTCGATCTGGAGCTGAGTGTTACTGGCAGCGACCTGCCGGTGGCCGTCGAGCCTTATGCCGAACTCGATGTCACGCCAGACCTGCGGATCACGCTGCTCGACCAGCAACTGTCGATCAGCGGCAAGGTTGCCGTGCCGCGTGGCAGCATCACCGTGCGTGAGCTGCCGCCCTCGACGGTGAAGGTGTCGCAGGATGCGCAGATCGTCGGGCAGGACGTGGAGGGCGAGCAGGCTGGCATGGCCATGCGCATGGACATCGCCGTGGAAGTCGGCCAGGAGCGGTTGCGCTTCTCCGGGTTCGGCCTGACGGCGGACCTGGCTGGCCACCTGCACATCGGCAACGATCTGGATGCCCGGGGCGAGCTGAATCTCAACAATGGCCGCTACCGCGCCTATGGCCAGCGCCTGACCATCCGGCGTGCGCGCCTGCTGTTCACCGGCCTGCTGTCGCAACCCTACCTGGATATCGAAGCCATCCGGCGCATCGATGCGGAGAACGTGGTGGCCGGGCTGCGTATTTCCGGCAGTGCCGAGCAGCCGCGCATCGACGTGTTCTCCGAACCGACGATGAGCCAGGAACAGGCGCTGGCCTATCTGGTGCTGGGGCGCGCCCTCGGTGCTGATACCGGCGACAGCAACCTGCTGGCCCAGGCGGCGCTGGGGCTCGGCCTGATGGGCGGTTCCTCGGTGGCCGGCGGGCTGGCGGAGCAACTGGGGATCGAGGACTTCATGCTGGATACCGAAGGCACCGGCAACAGCACCAGCGTGGTCGCCAGCGGGCAGATCACTGAGCGTTTGTCGCTGCGGTATGGGGTCGGTGTGTTCGAACCGGCCAATACCATCGCCCTGCGTTATCGGCTGACCCGGCGCATATTCCTGGAAGCGGCCAGTGGGCTGGCCAGCTCGCTGGATATCTTCTACCGGCGTGATTTCTAG
- a CDS encoding autotransporter assembly complex family protein has product MKELKRYGACLGLFLSLAGAEAFAAELNVKVKPGNRELRQNIENYVGELGDRDERELLRYSRIALQQAEKALQALGYYQGQVSSEVIAGETPRLVLNVVPGEPVRLRSVVLGLDGEAADIPTFRVPRRLLKEGEVLNHGHYEDAKQQFLNQASRYGFFDGRFTRQQLQVDPHEGVADIELIFDSGPRYRLGDVSFQGEFPFEESLLARMVPFQPDTPYDSELIADLNQALQSSGYFAGVRVDANPSRAEAQRIPVDVLLTTREPRTLGLGFGFSTDVGPRMRSDWTRHWVNPQGHSYGAEAELSAPRQNVGLWYEVPLDPPLSNKLRYAGGYQYEELANTDSLSRLLTLGPEWHRDLPNGWQRVLSLKWQREEYRLGDDSGLSTLLMPGIAYSYLRSDNRMDPSEGYRLQFELSAAKEGLLSDANLIHGNATIKGLTTLARNHRFLGRVQLGGNLTDGYTKVPPSLRYFAGGDQSVRGYDYQSLSPTNSDGDRIGGRYQFAMSVEYQYSIAERWRLASFVDQGNSFNSLDFPSLKSAVGLGVRWVSPVGPIRIDLAHPLDGDGGVRLHFSMGPEL; this is encoded by the coding sequence ATGAAAGAACTCAAACGCTACGGCGCCTGCCTTGGCCTCTTCCTGTCGCTGGCAGGTGCCGAGGCGTTTGCCGCTGAACTGAACGTCAAGGTCAAGCCGGGCAACCGCGAACTGCGGCAGAACATCGAGAATTATGTCGGCGAGCTGGGCGATCGCGATGAGCGGGAGTTGCTGCGTTACAGCCGGATAGCCTTGCAGCAGGCGGAAAAAGCCCTGCAGGCCCTCGGCTATTACCAGGGGCAGGTGAGCAGCGAGGTGATCGCCGGTGAAACGCCTCGCCTGGTGTTGAACGTGGTTCCGGGCGAGCCGGTGCGTTTGCGCAGCGTGGTGCTCGGGCTGGATGGCGAGGCTGCCGACATACCGACCTTTCGCGTACCCCGGCGCCTGTTGAAAGAGGGCGAGGTGCTCAACCACGGGCACTACGAGGATGCCAAGCAGCAGTTCCTCAACCAGGCTTCGCGATACGGCTTCTTCGATGGGCGTTTTACACGCCAACAACTGCAGGTCGATCCCCACGAAGGCGTTGCCGATATCGAACTGATCTTCGACAGCGGCCCGCGCTATCGCCTGGGCGATGTGAGCTTCCAGGGGGAGTTTCCCTTCGAAGAAAGCCTGCTGGCGCGCATGGTGCCGTTCCAGCCCGACACGCCCTACGATTCCGAACTGATCGCCGACCTGAACCAGGCGTTGCAGTCCAGCGGCTATTTCGCCGGGGTGCGGGTCGACGCCAACCCGAGCCGTGCAGAGGCGCAACGCATTCCCGTGGACGTGCTGCTGACCACCCGCGAGCCGCGCACACTGGGCCTGGGCTTTGGGTTCTCCACCGATGTCGGGCCGCGCATGCGCTCCGACTGGACGCGGCACTGGGTCAATCCCCAGGGGCACAGCTATGGCGCGGAAGCCGAGCTGTCGGCGCCGAGGCAGAACGTTGGGCTCTGGTACGAAGTGCCGCTCGATCCGCCCTTGAGCAACAAGCTGCGCTATGCCGGCGGCTACCAGTATGAAGAGCTGGCCAACACCGACAGCCTTAGCCGGCTGTTGACCCTGGGGCCGGAATGGCACCGTGACCTGCCCAATGGCTGGCAGCGGGTGCTGTCGCTCAAATGGCAGCGCGAGGAGTATCGCCTGGGCGATGACTCGGGATTGAGCACGCTGCTGATGCCTGGCATCGCCTACAGCTACCTGCGCAGCGACAACCGCATGGACCCGAGCGAGGGCTATCGGTTGCAGTTCGAGTTGTCGGCGGCCAAGGAAGGGCTGCTGTCGGACGCCAACCTTATCCACGGCAACGCCACGATCAAGGGCCTGACCACCCTGGCACGCAATCACCGCTTCCTCGGGCGTGTGCAACTGGGTGGCAACCTGACCGACGGTTACACCAAGGTGCCACCGTCGCTGCGTTACTTCGCCGGTGGCGACCAGAGCGTGCGCGGTTACGACTACCAGAGCCTGTCGCCGACCAACTCCGATGGCGACCGTATCGGTGGGCGCTACCAGTTCGCCATGAGCGTCGAATACCAGTATTCCATCGCCGAGCGCTGGCGCCTGGCGAGCTTCGTCGACCAGGGCAATTCCTTCAACTCGCTGGATTTCCCCTCGCTCAAGAGCGCCGTGGGCCTGGGTGTGCGTTGGGTTTCCCCGGTGGGACCGATCCGTATCGACCTGGCACATCCGCTGGACGGCGACGGCGGCGTTCGCCTGCACTTCTCCATGGGGCCTGAATTATGA
- a CDS encoding GNAT family N-acetyltransferase, translating into MSADIHLLDSAHAREARTLLYQAYLHDPTFTYLFESERPGYEQRLRATIRALVDQHFTQEQPAIGLLLRDRLIAVALIAPPQRRLAITDSWLWRLRMLLSVGVGSTRRYLEYQRTLLGSLPPGAFHMLPLLGVHPQFQGQQHGERLLRAVHDWCMADEQSQGLVIDTGNSRYLEYFRKRGYEELGQIAIGPVVEHVFFYPIASS; encoded by the coding sequence ATGTCTGCCGATATTCACCTGCTCGACAGTGCCCATGCACGTGAAGCCCGTACCCTGTTGTACCAGGCTTACCTGCATGACCCGACTTTCACCTACCTGTTCGAGTCGGAGCGTCCCGGCTACGAGCAGCGCCTGCGGGCGACGATCCGTGCCTTGGTCGACCAGCATTTCACCCAGGAGCAACCGGCCATTGGCCTGTTGCTGCGTGACCGGCTGATCGCGGTGGCCCTGATCGCGCCGCCCCAGCGTCGTCTGGCGATCACCGACAGCTGGTTGTGGCGGTTGCGCATGCTGCTTTCTGTCGGTGTCGGCAGTACCCGACGCTACCTCGAATACCAGCGCACCCTGCTGGGCAGCCTGCCGCCAGGCGCCTTCCATATGCTGCCACTGCTCGGCGTGCACCCTCAGTTCCAGGGGCAGCAGCATGGCGAGCGGCTGTTGCGGGCGGTGCATGACTGGTGCATGGCGGACGAGCAGTCCCAGGGGCTGGTCATCGATACCGGCAATTCGCGCTACCTGGAGTATTTCCGCAAGCGTGGCTATGAGGAGCTTGGGCAGATCGCCATCGGCCCGGTGGTCGAGCATGTGTTCTTCTACCCGATAGCGTCGAGCTGA